cattcctttttcttcagttttacaaaatcattacgtttaaaaactaattatatatcacatccaaaattgaaaatttaaatataaactaatataaatatacattattaaaatacattaaaaatatattcaaaaataataaatcaaaacatttaaattaaattattaaaatatctaataaactaataaaacaaattccaaAAAAAACGAAACCTTTAAACGGacggatgtcacctccgtttaaaggtttcgttttttattttagggttttatgtCATGGTTTATTCGAGTACGCACCTGGAGAATGCACCACGAGAGCGATACTGCACCCCCACGAGAGggagattgcttgataattctttccaccaccactaacatttgcaacttgtagtatctcacaggAAACCAAAGAAAGAGAGGAACaagtataatgttaaaatgaaagaaaaatattttactcatacaaggtACTacaataggttattagtgaaataagTTATGAAGgggtaaaatttaaaaataataactctaaaaataaaattttactgagaacaaaatagtaaaagagaggtggagggagaaaggtgtggtgatGGAGGAAGCAACACCCTTAAAATTATAAGTTGATACATTACCATTGGAAGAAATAGTATGTGTTCCggatttattgtatttttatttacatttaagaATGCATATTCtgatatgtatttttaaatttagaaataccTTCTGAAATATACCTTTCAGACATTTATTATTGTATTCTGAAATATACATTTCagacattaattattttattctgaaatatatattttaaaaagcaTTTTTGGAATTGTATTCTagaatataatttgttttaaatatattttagattgtgtTATcggaaatatattttcaaattgcAATATATCTtctgaaaatatatattctgaAACGTAggttttaaatgtattttgaaatattcattttagaatgtgttttaaaatttgaaaatatattttaaattgaaaaaatcaaaattcgTTCAAAAAAAGGGTGTggcataattttatatatatattttttaataattttaatgaaaataatttaggaTTATCAGGTTTTATGAAGaagtaggaagaagaaaaatgaggtACAGAAAGAAACATTTGGTTCTTTGTGCTCAATCTCAACCTTTCTAGGCTAACAATCCAAAGAGGCCGAGGTCGGTCGAGCCGTTGAGCTTGTAGGCTAATTCTGTAATGTTTCGTCATGGGTAATTGCTATTTGGACCTGTGGTTTCTTCCTACAATTTCATACTGTTGGAAAAATCTGAATATTTTTGgatctaaaaacatattttatttagaaatgtATTCTAagtaacataatttaaaaatgtattcaaattatataattcaaaatatatttttaaatctaaaaatgtattttagattttttgGATTAtcctgaaaatatattttggattttacatttcaaaatccatttttaaattacacaatCATAGTATAAGTTAGTTTGGTCCAAACCCAATCAAGGAAAAAAAGGTATCCCTCATTGTTGTTGAGCTTACGCCTCTACTTGCTGTCGTTAAAGGAGATTGCAACTAAAGAGAGTGTTGCTTCCTTCACTATGCACAACTTTCCCGCCATTGCTTCCACCGGTTTCTTTCACTAATTAATTAAGTTCGTATAAAGTATGTTGATAAAAGTTTAGGTGGAATATGATGCCAtttttatatacttatatatatagtaaatatGGAAGATAATCACATCTAATAAACTCCATCTCAAATCACCATGTAGGTGACTTCGGTTTCCTAATAAATAGTGTTAAAAGATAATATTGACCAGCGGTTGAGAAAACTAAATGAATTACTTTTGAGgcaagaaattattttaaaaggttgGTTTTATTGAATGGATGGAGAAATATAAATGTGAGGATTGTGAGAAATTAATGGTATTTTTGTAAAGGAGTTTAGGTTACTCCACATTTCTAAGTGTATTTCTTAAGTACTATaatataaagtttattttaaaaggtaAATCCAGTTtattaaaacaatgaaaatttAACTCGAAGtttaaagatgaaaatatttttcatttagctAGTGTTTTTGTAAGGTTGAGATTAAACCTTAATTATTAAacttcactattttttttttatcaatttctgATTATCTAGTTCTAATGTTTTCCAACTATTTCTATTAAGCTTACTCgaccaattatttataaaagatattttgatgTTTAAGTAAGTGTTCAGTTAAAGTTGGTTACAATAAATGTGataggttaaaaaatattaaatacttcacctatatattatatttatagaccCTAAGTGAACTTTTACTTAATGATGACCCAATAAGATTGTATAACTGTAATGCATGTAAAAAAGAATGTATGAGCTAACTTGATTGATacacttcttaatatttaatgaaagacAAAATATGGGGTGAATGCTCATTTAGATTTTCTTGAAATAAATCACTATAGTTTGTTGTATTTTAATCATAGTCCAttgttttaaggtttaataattaatgtatttCAAATTTAGGTGTCACTAGCAACTAGTGGTTTCCCTGAATGATAAAATTGTATGTTTTGCTTATTGCACAAGTGTCCCCACAAGAATCTCAAACAAGTATTACattggtaagaatctcaatCTTATGAACATTCTTTCTTATATAAGCGTATTCTAACTAATTCCCTTTATCATAGTACAATTGTTGGACATACTATGTTGATAAGCAAATCAACTAGTACAACTAAAAAGTTAACATGGTTGTCACTTAAGGTTAACTATTTTGGTGTAATTATAATTGTTTGATTCTTTTTCTTcgacaattatttataattgtagtgtaataaataaactaactcATATGAGTGTGGTTACTATGTTGTGTAATGAATAACAAACATTGTTCGTGCTCGTAttacaagtaattaaaaaacgataataatttaattgattcaaaGTACTTtgcaagtttttctttttatgactAATTGAAATTATTGTCCTCAATAAAGATATTCAGCAATTTGATAAGTGCccaatataagttaattttaagattaatttaacatttatcCTATTTTGATTCTGATAAATACATGTAGAAATCACCCCAATTTGACTTGCTTTGCAGGTTTTGATGATGACAAAAAGTTTGAGTGTAAAAGTAAAGGAAATGGAGGAAATCTAAACAATTACGGACAAAATTGACATTAGCGCAACTGAGCAGTAATCTTGAGACTTGAGCAACATGACAAAACCCACCTTAGAGGGAAACCTCAAGCATTAAACTTGAGGCTAAGCTACATAGACTCCTCAAATAAGCTATCTTAGGTGCTACAAATCCAAAGACACGAGGTTTGAGCTATACAGAAAACCCACCTTAGAAGGAAACCTCTACAATTGATGCTACACTTGAACCGCTAAAGCCATGCCCTGGAATGTTTATAACAACATAGTTGCTCCTCTATTTTAAAAGACTTCTGGACAAACTTTAGAGAGAGACTTTTTAGAAAGTTTCTTAGACACTTTCCTTTATACTTGAGAGAATATTATTAGAGGTTTAGGAGATGGTGAATACTCCTTGTATTGTATTCTTTCCATCCAATATCAGGTACTAAATCTCTTAGAGTGTTGAAGCAAAGATGTAACCCTTTGGAACTTTCTTTTATGGGTATTGTTTTATCTATCAAAGTCTGCTCTTAGAGTGTTAATCACTCGTCTTATTGCACTGGCTTGGGCTTAGGTGGTAATCGGTTCCAAGTTATGGTCCAACTAATTATGTTCTTGCTTTTAGATGCTAGGAGTTATAGTTGGTTATAGAGTTTTGATCTTAATAGAAGTGATCCATTCAAGCTTCATTGAAGAGTCATACTAAGGTCAAGTTATCTTAGGCTCTAGGTGTCAAGAATGGACCTGGAGTTACATTCAAAGAGAACTCCCAAGACATGATTATTTGTGTCTTATAGATTATAGTTGAATCTTTACAAGAGAGACATAGTGGCGAAAATATAGTTTTAACACACCTTTATGATCATCTTGATGTCAACCCTTTTTAATCTCAAACTGTTTTAAATTTACAACATGTTATTTTGCCAAAAATAGCTTTCTTTccttaaatcaaatttattttcacacttTTCATACAccttaatgttttattttaagtcAAGCTTATTTAAAACCTTGTGTATTTTGTCAAATCACTATGAATACGACACTTGTTGTACTACAAACTACCAAACATACTTGctgaaaaaaattgatttttagcACAATTCCACATTAATGCTCAAGAATTCAATAGCGTCTGTAAGGGAATATTGTGCCAAATATATAGTTAAAATGTACAATAATTTGATCTAATTTACTTTGTAATCATTAGacgtaaaatatattttctacaTTATTTAAAGTACtatatgtatcttgttgtggtTTTTGTCTATATTTTGTTGTGGTTTTTGGCTATCCAGGTTCATTTTTATGTAggaaaaaccaaaacaaaaaatatattaaaaggtaACAATAGGCTTTAgttattattaaaactaaagCATATTAAGAAGAATAGACTTCGGTTAAtacataactaaaatatattaagaataatAGGTTTAAGTTGAGAACCAGTGCCTATTCTCTTGATTtctgattttaaatatttttggacaaTAATCAATAATAGGCTTCAATTATTTCGAAGAACCGAAGGATATAGTAATAATAAGCTTTGGTTATATAAAGAACCGAAACTTATTGTCTTgctttctaattttaaatatttttgaattattctGAAgcatataataacaataaactTCAGTTATATGAAGATTTGAAGTCTATTTCCTTACTTtttagtattaaatatttttgaattattttggaCACTGATAAACAATAAGCttcaattatttagaaaaacgAAAGGCTAGGGATAATAAACTTCGGTTATCTTCCATAACCGATGTCTATccctttgtttttttattttaaaattttttgaattatttccGGTTTCATTTCATAAAgttattattgaaatatataaactttGGTTAAGAACGGGAACCCAAACCCTCCTTTTTTTTTACTACTCCTTTGGTTGTAAAATCAGAGTATAccataaaagaaaactaatgCCAAAGCCTGTCAATGTTTAAACAGGTAGGAAGATAAAGACAAAGATAGATATTGAAACATGTAAGGGATGATAACAAGACAGACATGTAGATACTTATCTCGTCTCTATATTCAATCGAGAAAAATCgaatattatttatatctgTATCTAATCAATAAAAAGATTTTCtattaaaatgaaaacgaaTCCAAAGAGTGGCAGAATAACGTACAATTGCGTGCACGAGGAGAATGAGAGCATATTGTAATGCCTAAAGACGACAAACTCTTAACTTATGAATAGCGTTCTAAAGTCAAACTTAGCAAAATATAATTCAACAAAAGATAGTGATTTATGAAcaactcattattttaaataacgtAACAAAAGACAGTGTTTTCaacattttcaactttttacttttcatgTCAAAGATTATCTTTGAATGTCTATCAGAGCAAGTGCGTAATAATTTTCTTCGCCCTTTTCCTTTGAAAATCAGCCTTTGATAGCAGAGTCCGTGGAAGTGTTGTTGCAAGCACTTGTATGTTCTTTCCCTAGGAAGAGATATCAAACATGGCTTCTTCAGCCACAATCAAGAAGCCCCATGCCGTGTGCGTACCACACCCAACACAAGGCCACATAAACCCAATGCTAAAACTAGCAAAACTCCTTCACTTCAAAGGCTTTCACATCACCTTTGTCAACACTGAGTATACCCACAAGCGCCTTCTCAAATCCAGAGGTCCTGATTCTCTCAAGGGTCTCTCTTCATTTCGCTTTGAAACCATTCCTGATGGTCTACCAGAGCCTGCTGTGGATGCCACACAAGATATACCTTCCCTGTGTGACTCCACCAGAAGAACTTGCCTGCCTCACTTGAATAACCTTCTCGCTAAAATCAATAGTTCAGATGCCCCTCCAGTCACATGCATAGTTGCTGATGGTGTCATGAGCTTCACTCTTGATGCTGCTGAAGAATTGGGTGTCCCACTGGCGCTCTTTTGGACCCCTAGTGCATGTGGGTTCATGTGTTATGTGCAATTTCAACAACTCATTCAAAAGGGCATAATACCTCTCAAAGGTAATTCAATTAGCTTGATTTGTCACAATTACAAACAGTTTGGTACTTCGGAACATGAGAATTTACCATATACACATCACTTTTTTGATGTTTGGTGATATAATTTGTATGAGTTTAATTTGTTGAATCCTTATTCGTACGACTTGTAGATTCAAGTTCGATCACGAATGGGTATTTGGAGACTACAATCGATTGGATACCGGGAATCAAGGAAATTCGATTGAGGGACTTTCCCAGTTTCATTAGGACCGCAGATTCAGAGGATTTTATGATTGAATTCCTACAGTGGGAGTGCGGGAGGGCTCGAGAAGCTTCTGCAATCATTCTGAACACGTTTGATGCTATGGAGCATGATGTTCTGGAAGCACTATCGTCTATTTTGCCTCCTGTTTATTCCA
This window of the Vigna angularis cultivar LongXiaoDou No.4 chromosome 7, ASM1680809v1, whole genome shotgun sequence genome carries:
- the LOC108337191 gene encoding 7-deoxyloganetin glucosyltransferase; the protein is MASSATIKKPHAVCVPHPTQGHINPMLKLAKLLHFKGFHITFVNTEYTHKRLLKSRGPDSLKGLSSFRFETIPDGLPEPAVDATQDIPSLCDSTRRTCLPHLNNLLAKINSSDAPPVTCIVADGVMSFTLDAAEELGVPLALFWTPSACGFMCYVQFQQLIQKGIIPLKDSSSITNGYLETTIDWIPGIKEIRLRDFPSFIRTADSEDFMIEFLQWECGRAREASAIILNTFDAMEHDVLEALSSILPPVYSIGPLNLLVKDIDDEDLNAIRSNLWKEEFECVEWLDTREPNSVVYVNFGSITVMTSEQLNEFAWGLANSNKSFLWVIRPDVVGGENVVLPPEFVEQTKDRGLLSSWCSQEQVLAHPAVGGFLTHSGWNSTLESVCGGVPMICWPFFAEQQTNCRFCCREWGIGLEIEDVKRDKIESLVKELMDGKKGREMKEKAMQWKDLAVSATSGPYGSSFLNLENMIREVLVRGNDKN